Genomic DNA from Nomascus leucogenys isolate Asia chromosome 10, Asia_NLE_v1, whole genome shotgun sequence:
ATGCTTCCTtgctaaatttgtatttcttttttgagatggagttatgctcttgttgaccaggctggagtgcaatggtgtgatctcagctcactgcaacctccaactccaggattcaagtgattctactgtctcagcctcccgagtagctgggaatacaggcatgtaccaccatgccggctaattttgtatttttagtacagacagggtttcaccatgttggccaggctggtcttgaactcctgacctcaggtgatccacctgcctcggcctcccaaagtgttgggattagggtgtgagtcactgtgcccggcccctaaacttgtatttttaaaacttttattaaaccttgaaaaatggaaatagcaaCAGTTTGAAGAATCACTGTTAATGTCAGTATGGTAtattatttagcaaataaaatctgAGTCCAACATTATGACACAATATAACAGAAGAGCTCTGAGAAGGTCATCTCGTCCACTTTAATATTTATATCCATAGTTTCACTTGGTtcctcatttttatgtttttttaaaattaaatacaggtTATCAAGAAAGTATAAATGAAAAGTAATTGTTTATTAcgggagaagagaaaaatgtatacaaGAAAGTCTAGATTCTTTCTCCACATGCACTACTTTTGGAATAAAGTTCCAAATATCAACTTTGAAGATATTTACAAGGATAAATTTTTCTTAACAAGTGACCAATTACTGTGTTGTGGACATTTTTTCATAGAATCCATATACTGTAaactaaatatattcttataGTTTACAGGAAGCTTGGAGCAATTATGTATTAACAGAGAAGATGGTATTATATTTTActgcaaaatattataaaagtgaTACAATTTTGTGGCTCTTAAATGTTTAATTACTTGATTTCAACAGGACaatgaaaaaaaaccaaaaatcatcAAGACAGGCCTGGCTTTAAGATTTTTTGTATTCGATTCGTTCTACTTTCACATCATCTCCAATTAGCTGATACACATAGGTGACCACTGTAGAAGCCTGGATATCCATCAACACAAATGATGGAATAatgtttctagaagaaaaaataaataatgtcagTGTTTTGTAGCACAAAGCAGCAGCACTATAAATTTCAATTTAAGATGACTGTTTGGATTCAAAGAGAAATCTGTTACATGTCACATGAACAGTTACCAAAACATTGCCGAAATGGCTAGATTTATTTAAATGGTCacatgtggccgggcacagtggcttacacctgtaatcccagcactttgggaggctgaggtgggcggatcacctgaggtcaggagttcaagaccagcctggctaacatggtgaaaccccatctctactaaaaatacaagaattagccaggcgtggtggtgggtacctataatcccagctacttgggagactgaggcacaagaatcacttgaccccccgggagacagaggttgcagtgagccaagattgtaccattacactccagcctaggcgacagagcaagactgtctcaaaaaaaaaaaaaaaaagggtcacatttatttttattttatttatttatttatttattttttgagtctccttctgtcaccctggctggagtacagagcCTCaaacgtggctcactgcagtctctacctcctaagctcaagtgatcatcccacctcagcctcctgtgtagctggatcacaggcatgcaccaccacacccagctaatttttaaaatttttttgtagagacagggtctcaccatattgtctaggctggtctcaaactcctgggcttaagcaacccgccctggcctcccaaagtgctggtattacaggcatgagccactgtgcccagccacatttctttTACGAAATGTCACACATGCAATTATTTTACTAAAGCCCCCAAATTCCCAAATTCTATACTACTCACGTTTCTAAGGCATTATATGCCCCAGTGGCAGAACCTGGATTAATGTAGAATTTATTTTCATGCTCAAATGCttcaaatttgtgtgtgtgtcccgAGATAAGAATGTCCACATCAAATTGCCTCTGCAACAGGGCTAAGCTGGCCATATCTCCCCATGGAATAACTTGATGTCCATGGATCAGACCAATTTTGAACTGTCCAACAGTCACAACTTTCTGTTCTGGATAATTCAGATTCTAATATAAGAAACAGacataagaaaatatgtattttagagatactgatgtttaaaaaaatcagtttgctTAAATATTCAATCTCATATGGATGTTTTGATGTAGtaccccacaacacacacatttataaatttttttttttttgagacagagtcttgctatgttgcccaggctggagtgcagtggtaccatcttggctcactgcaacctctgcctgccaggttcaagcaattctcctgtttcagcctcccaagtagctgggattacaggcacctgccaccatgcccacctaatttttttgtatttttagtagagacagagtctcaccatgttggccaggctggtttcaaactcctaacctcaagtgatccacctgccttggcctcccaaagcgctaggattacaggcgtgagccactgtgtccggcccacatttataaatattttatttcttctcagtcTCTAAGGCTgcatctatattttaaaacataacttaCTCAATATAAACTGGAATTTATCATGCAACTCCTTTATTGTGTTTATTCCTATAGAATATGGGTTCTTTTGTGCATGCTGTAAATAATTATTCCCCCCAAACTTGTGATTTTCCTTTACCTAAGGCATGTAAGTTAGGGTGTGTTCAAATTATAGCTTAATGTAGCCTTAATACTTTTATAGATGGcttaaaataatgagagctaACACTTATATAGTACTCAGTATGAGCCAGGCACTACTGTAGGGGTTTTACAAATATCAACTTAATTAATACAAACAATCCTAGAACATTCTATTATGATCCCCACTTTATGGATGATGCAACAGGCAAAGAGGTTGTTTGTCCTT
This window encodes:
- the VPS29 gene encoding vacuolar protein sorting-associated protein 29 isoform X3, with the protein product MSRCGLRGRDLALAIAGTTSFHGLLRPFRAGHRLVLVLGDLHIPHRCNSLPAKFKKLLVPGKIQHILCTGNLCTKESYDYLKTLAGDVHIVRGDFDENLNYPEQKVVTVGQFKIGLIHGHQVIPWGDMASLALLQRQFDVDILISGHTHKFEAFEHENKFYINPGSATGAYNALETNIIPSFVLMDIQASTVVTYVYQLIGDDVKVERIEYKKS
- the VPS29 gene encoding vacuolar protein sorting-associated protein 29 isoform X1, whose translation is MAGHRLVLVLGDLHIPHRCNSLPAKFKKLLVPGKIQHILCTGNLCTKESYDYLKTLAGDVHIVRGDFDENLNYPEQKVVTVGQFKIGLIHGHQVIPWGDMASLALLQRQFDVDILISGHTHKFEAFEHENKFYINPGSATGAYNALETNIIPSFVLMDIQASTVVTYVYQLIGDDVKVERIEYKKS
- the VPS29 gene encoding vacuolar protein sorting-associated protein 29 isoform X2; protein product: MLVLVLGDLHIPHRCNSLPAKFKKLLVPGKIQHILCTGNLCTKESYDYLKTLAGDVHIVRGDFDENLNYPEQKVVTVGQFKIGLIHGHQVIPWGDMASLALLQRQFDVDILISGHTHKFEAFEHENKFYINPGSATGAYNALETNIIPSFVLMDIQASTVVTYVYQLIGDDVKVERIEYKKS